In one Catenovulum adriaticum genomic region, the following are encoded:
- a CDS encoding DMT family transporter: MKMPKPIYSGFTLAFIAVSLFSSKSIFIKWAYQYGVDTTTLLTLRMLIALPFYAGILIFMLKKPASPITNLTPNSLMSMIALGILGYYAASWLDLKALNFISAHYERLVLYTYPAFVLIINLLWQKKRIKRSEMIALTIAYSGLLLIFVHDLNVYGETILMGTLLVLASSFCFSFYVVGSQKYSTRYGSKFFTCVAMLAASLAIFIHFLINNQLSDLVQPWQVIGLAFAIAMLATVIPSFLMNAAIEQIGANNAAISGSLGPVLTTGFAILLLDEEFTWLHAFGMFLVIFGIYFLIHKSAIKSKT, from the coding sequence ATGAAAATGCCCAAACCTATCTACTCAGGATTTACTCTGGCGTTTATTGCTGTATCACTCTTTTCAAGCAAATCTATTTTTATTAAATGGGCGTATCAATATGGTGTCGACACCACCACTTTATTAACACTTAGAATGTTAATTGCGCTGCCTTTTTATGCTGGCATCTTAATTTTTATGCTAAAAAAACCAGCTTCACCGATAACCAATTTAACACCAAATAGCTTAATGAGTATGATCGCTTTAGGCATTTTAGGCTACTATGCGGCAAGCTGGCTTGATCTTAAAGCCCTTAATTTTATTAGTGCACATTATGAAAGATTAGTGCTATATACCTACCCTGCATTTGTTCTAATTATTAATTTATTATGGCAGAAAAAGCGTATTAAGCGTTCAGAGATGATCGCTTTAACCATTGCTTATAGTGGTTTACTGTTAATTTTTGTTCATGATTTAAATGTATACGGCGAAACTATTTTGATGGGCACTTTGCTAGTACTCGCCAGTAGCTTCTGTTTTTCTTTTTATGTGGTCGGTAGCCAAAAATACAGTACTCGTTACGGCAGCAAATTTTTTACTTGCGTGGCTATGTTAGCCGCTAGTCTCGCTATTTTTATTCATTTTTTAATAAACAACCAACTCTCTGATTTAGTTCAACCTTGGCAAGTTATAGGGCTGGCATTTGCCATTGCTATGCTGGCTACTGTCATTCCGTCATTTTTAATGAATGCCGCGATTGAGCAAATAGGCGCTAACAATGCTGCAATTTCTGGTAGTTTAGGTCCTGTCTTGACTACCGGGTTTGCGATTTTATTATTAGATGAAGAATTTACTTGGCTGCATGCATTTGGTATGTTTTTAGTTATCTTTGGGATTTATTTTTTAATCCACAAAAGTGCGATAAAATCCAAAACCTAA
- a CDS encoding TetR family transcriptional regulator yields MVRKTKEETLATRNQLLDAAEIVFYQKGYAHTTLMDVAKHVEMTRGAIYWHFKNKVDLFEAMVDRVCTPLDALAEEPADENETDPLKKMREFSIRFLKDMIHDEQKRRVFTILFHRFEVNGEVAELEAKQQQSFRDCTDRIERGLLNAVNKGQLPENLDTRKAALIKHGYFAGLMNNWLFMPQSFDLEAMAECIVDNYIFMIKNSPFLRKK; encoded by the coding sequence ATGGTTAGAAAAACTAAAGAAGAAACGTTAGCGACTCGCAATCAATTATTGGATGCAGCTGAAATCGTTTTTTATCAAAAAGGGTATGCACACACAACGCTAATGGACGTGGCAAAACATGTAGAGATGACACGAGGTGCTATTTATTGGCATTTTAAAAACAAAGTCGACTTATTTGAAGCTATGGTTGATAGAGTTTGCACGCCGTTAGATGCATTGGCCGAAGAACCAGCAGATGAAAACGAGACGGATCCACTTAAAAAAATGCGAGAGTTTTCAATTCGGTTTTTAAAAGACATGATTCACGATGAACAAAAGCGTCGGGTTTTTACCATTTTATTTCACCGCTTTGAAGTTAACGGTGAAGTTGCAGAGCTAGAAGCAAAACAACAGCAATCTTTTCGTGACTGTACCGATAGAATTGAACGAGGTTTACTAAACGCTGTTAATAAAGGTCAATTACCAGAAAATTTAGACACTAGAAAAGCCGCTTTAATAAAACATGGTTATTTTGCAGGTTTAATGAATAACTGGTTATTTATGCCACAAAGTTTTGATTTAGAAGCAATGGCAGAGTGCATTGTTGATAACTATATTTTTATGATCAAAAACAGCCCGTTTTTAAGAAAAAAGTAA
- a CDS encoding FIST signal transduction protein codes for MLNIGFKWFTQNPAISSLNQGIELAVEAKVQSLLILACADNHISVTECDLLLTRLNITIFGGVFPALLSEENVLTTGYVLVGFVEPIQVDTFEHISRLSAEDAEAVYEAEIEQKLNVNAPSYFLFHDAFSPNSEYFIDALFYCLGDVKVIGGGAGSLDFVSRPCVFTNKGMLQDVVQLAALPAKLFINVTHGWQILDGPYLVTEATAHQITSLNYQNAAEQYQTSIESLSDMRFEGQDFFTIAKNFPLGIKGANDEILVREPIKVQNGTLECVGNIPNNASVYILTGDRAGLIQSLKQSCEQFYATTTECNNLFIVDCIGRFLFLENDFDQELDAILSGGIFKESAFGVLSLGEISNTQNGAIKLLNKSIVLGCF; via the coding sequence ATGCTTAATATTGGGTTTAAATGGTTTACCCAAAATCCCGCAATATCATCACTAAATCAAGGCATTGAACTAGCCGTTGAAGCAAAAGTACAAAGTTTATTAATTTTAGCTTGTGCAGATAATCATATATCCGTTACTGAATGTGACTTATTACTAACCCGTTTAAATATCACTATTTTTGGTGGTGTCTTTCCAGCGTTATTATCGGAAGAAAATGTATTAACGACTGGATATGTTTTAGTCGGTTTTGTTGAGCCGATACAGGTTGATACGTTTGAACACATTAGCCGACTCTCAGCGGAGGATGCAGAGGCAGTTTATGAAGCTGAAATTGAACAGAAATTGAATGTGAATGCGCCCAGTTATTTTCTTTTTCATGATGCGTTTTCTCCAAACTCTGAATATTTTATTGATGCTTTGTTTTATTGCTTGGGGGATGTAAAAGTGATTGGCGGCGGTGCAGGCTCACTTGATTTTGTTTCTCGGCCATGTGTGTTTACCAATAAAGGTATGTTGCAAGATGTGGTTCAATTGGCGGCACTTCCAGCTAAGCTGTTTATTAATGTGACTCACGGTTGGCAAATATTAGACGGACCTTATTTAGTTACGGAAGCGACAGCCCATCAAATCACTTCTTTAAACTATCAAAATGCGGCAGAGCAATATCAAACTAGCATTGAATCTTTGAGCGATATGCGCTTTGAAGGGCAAGATTTTTTTACGATAGCTAAAAACTTCCCACTCGGCATTAAAGGCGCCAATGATGAAATTTTGGTAAGAGAACCGATTAAAGTTCAAAATGGCACGCTTGAGTGTGTAGGGAATATTCCCAATAATGCGTCAGTGTATATTTTAACGGGCGATCGAGCAGGGTTAATCCAATCATTAAAACAAAGCTGCGAACAGTTTTATGCGACGACAACTGAGTGTAATAATTTATTTATTGTTGATTGTATTGGGCGTTTTTTATTTTTGGAAAATGATTTTGATCAGGAATTGGATGCCATTTTATCAGGCGGAATATTTAAAGAATCCGCCTTTGGGGTGCTGTCTTTAGGGGAAATTAGCAATACGCAAAATGGCGCAATAAAGCTGCTAAATAAATCAATAGTCTTAGGGTGTTTTTAG
- a CDS encoding ammonium transporter: protein MENNVFHLQYAMDTFYFLICGALVMWMAAGFAMLEAGLVRAKNTTEILTKNIALFAIASIMYLVSGYAIMYDGAYFLSGIQTVDVDATLASFAEQGDFTGGSIYSGASDFFFQVVFVATAMSIVSGAVAERMKLWAFLAFAVVMTGLIYPLEGSWTWGGQEVFGLFDLGDFSDFAGSGIVHMAGAAAALAGVLLLGARKGKYTADGRAHAIPGCNMPLATLGTFILWMGWFGFNGGSVLKLGDIASANSVAMVFLNTNAAAAGGVVAALITARILFKKADLTMALNGALAGLVAITAEPSTPSAFEATMFGAIAGVLVVFSIITLDKLKIDDPVGAISVHGVVGLLGLLLVPVTNDGANFADQLLGAIVIFVWVFVASLATWSIIKAVIGLRVTDEEEYEGVDISECGIEAYPEFTKSAK, encoded by the coding sequence ATGGAAAATAATGTATTTCACTTGCAGTACGCAATGGATACCTTCTATTTCCTGATCTGTGGCGCCTTGGTAATGTGGATGGCTGCAGGCTTTGCGATGTTAGAAGCGGGTCTTGTTCGTGCAAAAAACACAACTGAAATTTTAACTAAAAATATCGCGCTATTTGCGATCGCTTCAATCATGTACTTGGTATCTGGTTATGCCATTATGTATGATGGAGCGTACTTTTTATCAGGTATTCAAACAGTAGACGTAGACGCTACTTTAGCTAGCTTTGCTGAGCAAGGCGACTTTACTGGCGGTTCTATTTATTCTGGTGCATCTGATTTCTTTTTCCAAGTCGTATTTGTTGCAACAGCAATGTCAATTGTTTCAGGTGCAGTTGCTGAACGTATGAAATTATGGGCATTTTTAGCCTTTGCTGTAGTGATGACAGGTTTAATCTACCCATTAGAAGGTAGCTGGACTTGGGGCGGACAAGAAGTATTTGGCCTGTTTGATTTAGGCGATTTCTCTGACTTTGCAGGTTCTGGTATTGTCCACATGGCTGGTGCAGCTGCTGCTTTAGCTGGTGTGTTATTACTAGGTGCACGTAAAGGTAAATATACAGCAGATGGCCGCGCTCATGCGATCCCAGGTTGTAACATGCCTTTAGCAACTTTAGGTACCTTTATTTTATGGATGGGCTGGTTCGGCTTTAACGGTGGCTCAGTATTAAAACTAGGCGATATCGCAAGTGCAAACTCAGTTGCTATGGTATTTTTGAACACTAATGCAGCTGCCGCAGGTGGTGTTGTTGCTGCTCTAATTACAGCTCGCATCTTGTTCAAAAAAGCAGATTTAACAATGGCATTAAATGGTGCGTTAGCCGGTTTAGTTGCTATTACAGCAGAACCTTCAACGCCAAGCGCATTTGAAGCGACTATGTTTGGTGCGATTGCTGGTGTGTTAGTTGTATTCTCGATTATCACTTTAGACAAATTAAAAATTGATGATCCAGTTGGTGCTATCTCAGTACACGGTGTAGTTGGTTTATTAGGCTTATTATTAGTACCAGTAACTAACGACGGTGCTAATTTTGCTGACCAGTTATTAGGTGCAATCGTTATCTTTGTATGGGTATTTGTAGCCAGCTTAGCCACTTGGTCAATTATTAAAGCGGTTATTGGTTTACGAGTAACTGACGAAGAAGAATACGAAGGGGTTGATATCTCTGAGTGTGGTATCGAAGCTTATCCTGAGTTCACAAAATCAGCTAAATAA
- a CDS encoding NfeD family protein, translated as MTDLINQHFAEFLIALGIILLAVEVAILGFATFILFFIGLSLVITGIGIWVGLLTESWSTVLLANAVLTTFLAITLWKPLKKLQNQTDNKVANNDFVGLRFITEQVVSREGLSQHKYSGINWTLKSDAEIAPGTEVEVVKAEVGTFWVQAVSQ; from the coding sequence ATGACAGATTTAATTAACCAGCATTTTGCAGAGTTTTTAATTGCGCTCGGCATTATTTTGTTAGCGGTAGAAGTTGCCATTTTGGGATTCGCGACCTTTATATTGTTTTTTATTGGTTTATCTTTGGTGATCACAGGTATTGGTATTTGGGTTGGGTTACTAACAGAAAGTTGGAGCACTGTATTATTAGCAAATGCGGTATTAACGACCTTTTTAGCTATCACTTTATGGAAGCCATTAAAAAAATTACAAAACCAAACCGATAATAAAGTCGCAAATAATGACTTTGTGGGTTTGCGTTTTATAACCGAACAAGTAGTCTCACGAGAAGGGCTCAGTCAGCATAAATACTCAGGCATCAATTGGACACTAAAAAGTGATGCTGAGATTGCGCCGGGCACTGAAGTTGAAGTTGTAAAAGCAGAAGTTGGCACTTTTTGGGTTCAAGCTGTCAGCCAATAA
- a CDS encoding mechanosensitive ion channel family protein: protein MLDLINALPDQGHAYYLSRLGVIAASIIILSFIAFRLLLPALRKAATRTQHGWDDLLIRNKFISRVLLIVPVIAADKLTHLLFDLPEAVDKNVTHLISIAITLVIAGVVLSIINTVRDVFDEIESLRTLPIDNIRQLAVLLVYLFTVIFIVSIIFNKSPLTLLTGISAAMALVLLIFKDVILGFVAGVQLSLNRLVRVGDWIVFEKGKADGDVISVGLTVVKVRNFDKTITSIPVYDLVSNSFTNWRGMQETGARRIKRAIYLDQNSVGYLTQANYERLKEHPLLKDYLANKLADGACIATIDELPSHRCLSNLGTFRAYIEAYLTNKKEIRNDMLMMCRQLAPNEHGLPLEIYCFSETEWLTYEKIQADVFDHLYCVSKYFGLKVFQFGEFKTPANTK, encoded by the coding sequence TTGTTAGATTTAATCAATGCGCTGCCTGACCAAGGACACGCGTATTATTTGTCTCGGCTTGGCGTGATTGCAGCAAGTATAATTATACTTAGCTTCATTGCTTTTAGATTATTATTACCCGCCCTTAGAAAAGCAGCAACCCGAACCCAACACGGCTGGGATGATTTATTAATCAGAAATAAATTTATTAGTCGAGTATTACTGATTGTGCCTGTTATTGCCGCAGATAAGTTAACGCACCTGTTATTTGACTTACCAGAAGCCGTAGATAAAAACGTCACTCACCTTATTAGCATTGCAATAACACTCGTTATTGCAGGTGTCGTACTCAGTATTATTAATACCGTCAGAGATGTCTTTGATGAAATAGAGTCACTTCGTACCTTACCTATTGATAATATTAGACAATTAGCAGTTTTGCTGGTTTATTTATTCACCGTTATTTTTATTGTCTCTATTATCTTTAATAAATCACCGCTCACCTTATTAACGGGTATATCAGCAGCGATGGCCTTGGTTCTACTGATATTTAAAGATGTTATTTTGGGTTTTGTAGCTGGCGTTCAATTATCATTAAACCGTTTAGTTAGAGTTGGTGATTGGATTGTATTTGAAAAAGGTAAAGCTGATGGCGATGTAATTTCGGTAGGTCTGACCGTTGTAAAAGTGAGAAATTTTGATAAAACGATTACCTCAATTCCAGTTTATGATCTAGTTTCAAACAGTTTTACTAACTGGCGTGGCATGCAAGAAACTGGTGCCAGGCGCATTAAACGAGCTATTTATTTAGACCAAAACTCAGTGGGTTATTTAACTCAGGCTAATTATGAAAGATTAAAAGAGCACCCTTTATTAAAGGATTATTTAGCCAATAAGTTAGCTGATGGTGCCTGTATAGCCACCATAGATGAATTGCCTAGCCATAGATGTTTGTCTAATTTAGGCACGTTCAGAGCCTATATTGAAGCCTACTTAACAAATAAAAAAGAAATTCGTAATGACATGCTCATGATGTGCCGGCAACTCGCCCCTAATGAGCATGGATTACCGCTTGAAATCTATTGCTTTAGCGAAACCGAGTGGTTAACTTACGAAAAAATCCAAGCCGATGTATTTGACCACCTATATTGCGTATCAAAATACTTTGGCTTAAAAGTGTTTCAATTTGGTGAGTTTAAAACACCTGCAAATACAAAATAA
- a CDS encoding DUF1206 domain-containing protein — MNQILIKPQFEWGARIGYAARGIIYLLIGGLAVMAVSGGGGKTTGTKGALKSLLDEPFGQIMFGLLALGLFCYSGWRAIQSIKDADNHGNNAQGVAIRIGLFISSITHLLLAIWASSILLGFGSSGSSSNQGGLITHSWGQWLFGIAGLAIVAAGGAHLIKGWKAGFEKYMDIPQSQRVWAVPVCRIGLISRGAVYCIVGFFLVSSVWIAGTGELKSIGEALSWLRDQPFGAWLLGIIAVGLFSFGIYSSLEAVYRRIDR; from the coding sequence ATGAATCAAATTTTAATAAAGCCTCAATTCGAATGGGGCGCACGAATCGGATATGCTGCTAGAGGTATCATATACCTCTTAATCGGTGGCTTAGCAGTTATGGCTGTTTCAGGTGGTGGAGGCAAAACCACAGGTACAAAAGGAGCATTAAAATCTCTATTGGACGAACCTTTTGGGCAAATCATGTTTGGTTTGCTTGCACTGGGTTTATTTTGCTATTCAGGCTGGCGTGCCATTCAATCCATAAAAGATGCGGACAACCATGGTAACAATGCGCAAGGTGTGGCGATTCGTATCGGACTGTTTATTAGTTCGATTACTCATCTTTTATTGGCCATTTGGGCCTCTAGTATTTTGCTGGGTTTCGGCTCGTCAGGTTCATCTTCAAATCAAGGTGGCTTAATAACGCACAGCTGGGGGCAATGGTTATTTGGCATAGCCGGTTTGGCTATTGTGGCAGCTGGAGGTGCTCATTTAATTAAAGGCTGGAAAGCTGGATTTGAAAAATATATGGATATCCCGCAAAGCCAAAGAGTTTGGGCTGTTCCTGTGTGTCGAATAGGTTTGATTAGCCGAGGTGCCGTTTATTGTATCGTTGGTTTTTTCTTAGTATCTTCAGTTTGGATAGCGGGTACAGGCGAGCTAAAAAGTATTGGCGAAGCCTTGTCGTGGTTAAGAGACCAGCCTTTTGGTGCTTGGCTCTTGGGCATTATCGCAGTGGGACTTTTCTCATTTGGTATCTACAGTTCTCTTGAAGCCGTATATCGACGTATTGATCGGTAG
- the mutM gene encoding bifunctional DNA-formamidopyrimidine glycosylase/DNA-(apurinic or apyrimidinic site) lyase, whose product MPELPEVEVTRMGISPYLISQTVKKVAVYNPNMRWPIPAEIAELNGQMIEKIERRAKYLLLYCTAGVALLHLGMSGKLCVVSSSEPLKKHDHFELFLQSGKSLRLNDTRRFGAVLWFNELSDADHVLAHLGPEPLTDNFNSEYLHQKAQKRQVSIKTFIMDNKVVVGVGNIYANEALFMSGIHPKKAAAKISLAKYKILVENIKLVLAKAIKQGGTTLKDFSQADGKPGYFAQELMVYGRAGEKCKKCDLELTGLMISQRATVYCKNCQK is encoded by the coding sequence ATGCCTGAATTACCAGAAGTCGAAGTCACTCGAATGGGGATAAGCCCTTATTTAATATCACAAACTGTAAAAAAAGTAGCGGTTTACAACCCAAATATGCGCTGGCCAATTCCTGCTGAGATTGCAGAGTTAAATGGACAGATGATTGAAAAAATAGAGCGCAGAGCTAAATATTTACTACTGTATTGCACTGCGGGGGTTGCGCTTTTACATTTAGGAATGTCGGGTAAGCTCTGTGTTGTTAGCAGTAGCGAGCCGCTTAAAAAGCATGATCATTTTGAATTGTTTTTGCAGTCAGGAAAGAGCTTACGGCTAAACGATACCCGGCGGTTTGGCGCAGTATTATGGTTTAATGAGTTATCTGACGCCGATCATGTATTAGCTCATTTAGGACCAGAACCGTTAACTGACAATTTCAATAGTGAATATTTGCACCAAAAAGCACAAAAGCGACAAGTATCGATTAAAACTTTTATTATGGATAATAAAGTGGTGGTTGGAGTAGGCAATATTTACGCTAATGAAGCGCTATTTATGAGTGGTATTCATCCAAAGAAAGCGGCGGCGAAAATCAGTTTAGCAAAATACAAAATACTGGTTGAAAATATTAAATTGGTTTTAGCAAAAGCGATTAAACAAGGCGGAACCACTTTAAAAGACTTTAGCCAAGCGGATGGCAAACCGGGTTATTTTGCGCAGGAGCTAATGGTGTATGGGCGCGCGGGAGAAAAATGTAAAAAGTGTGATTTAGAGCTAACCGGATTAATGATTAGCCAGCGCGCAACTGTGTACTGTAAAAACTGCCAAAAATAG
- the chrA gene encoding chromate efflux transporter translates to MASAHSYLSLFFCFLRLGCTAFGGPVAHIAYFREEFVEKQKLLSEHEYTTLVSLCQFLPGPASSQVGIALGLNKAGQLGAIIAWFAFTLPSAIILILFALSVQTLDSTLVDNLTHGLKIAAIAIVIHALWQMSKSFCQTKTSVLIMLGATVIMTSYHSIWLQFLVISLAGVIGVFAFKSHPQSAHNQLNISISAKAAHISLTLLIIGLIALPLLAAQSQSGLIQLVDSFFRIGASVFGGGHVVLPMLENEVVSSGWVNEQNFLAGYGATQAVPGPIFTFSAFLGAVNELGITPLIGAISCLIAIFLPSFLLVNISLYYWQFCQENRNLKNALTGINAAVVGLLLSYLYQFISSSITENKQDIGLIVLISLLVFSKKFPVWLIVILCGGLAMWVY, encoded by the coding sequence ATGGCATCAGCGCATTCTTACTTAAGCTTATTTTTTTGTTTTTTACGTTTAGGCTGCACCGCATTTGGAGGGCCCGTTGCCCATATCGCATATTTCAGAGAAGAGTTTGTTGAAAAGCAAAAACTGCTAAGCGAGCATGAATACACAACACTTGTATCCTTATGCCAATTTTTGCCCGGGCCCGCCAGTAGTCAAGTAGGCATTGCTCTTGGTTTAAATAAAGCAGGACAGCTAGGTGCTATTATCGCATGGTTTGCCTTTACCCTGCCGTCTGCCATTATCTTAATTTTATTTGCACTTAGTGTTCAAACGTTGGATAGCACGCTTGTCGATAATTTAACTCATGGTTTAAAAATTGCAGCGATAGCCATTGTGATTCATGCCCTTTGGCAAATGAGTAAAAGTTTTTGCCAAACTAAAACTAGTGTTTTAATTATGCTGGGTGCAACCGTGATAATGACCAGCTACCACTCAATTTGGCTACAGTTTTTAGTGATTAGTTTAGCCGGGGTGATTGGCGTGTTCGCTTTTAAAAGTCATCCTCAATCCGCACATAATCAACTCAACATTTCAATTAGCGCTAAAGCAGCTCATATTAGTTTAACTTTATTAATAATTGGGTTAATTGCTTTGCCGTTATTAGCAGCTCAGTCTCAGTCTGGTTTAATCCAATTGGTTGATAGCTTTTTTAGAATTGGTGCCAGCGTTTTTGGTGGCGGACATGTGGTATTGCCAATGCTAGAAAACGAAGTGGTATCGTCTGGTTGGGTAAATGAACAAAATTTTCTGGCAGGTTACGGAGCAACTCAAGCGGTGCCCGGTCCAATATTTACATTTTCCGCTTTTTTAGGCGCGGTCAATGAATTAGGAATTACGCCCTTAATTGGCGCAATTTCTTGCTTAATTGCTATTTTTCTTCCGTCTTTTTTATTAGTTAATATCAGCTTATATTATTGGCAGTTTTGCCAAGAAAATCGAAACTTAAAAAATGCCCTGACTGGCATTAACGCCGCTGTCGTTGGTTTATTATTAAGTTATTTGTACCAATTTATTTCGTCAAGCATAACTGAAAATAAACAAGATATAGGATTGATCGTATTAATTAGCTTATTGGTTTTCAGTAAAAAATTTCCAGTTTGGTTAATTGTTATATTATGCGGCGGTTTAGCTATGTGGGTGTATTAG
- a CDS encoding SPFH domain-containing protein yields the protein MDLILDYVISVQFALFIFVLVTLKSSIKFVPQNRAWIIERFGKYQSTKEAGINFIIPFVDKVAANRSLKEQAFDIPSQAAITKDNISLTVDGVLYFRVLEPYKATYGVEDYVFAVTQLAQTTMRSEIGKIELDKSFEERDMLNAKIVSAINEAAESWGVAVLRYEIKDITPPGTIMEAMESQMKAERERRAKILESDGEKQAAINIAEGDKRARVLAAEAEKQEQVLKAEGEAQAIIAVADAQAQALNVVGEAADTEEGQKAIQLDLATKAIQAKQAIAKESSVVLLPDSSTDISSVVAQANSILNSLNKPQ from the coding sequence ATGGATTTAATCCTTGATTATGTAATAAGCGTTCAATTTGCGTTATTTATCTTTGTACTAGTAACGTTAAAATCTTCAATAAAATTTGTCCCGCAAAACAGGGCTTGGATTATTGAGCGGTTCGGTAAATATCAATCAACCAAAGAAGCTGGGATTAACTTTATTATCCCTTTTGTAGACAAAGTAGCCGCTAATCGCTCGCTAAAAGAGCAAGCTTTTGACATTCCTAGTCAAGCAGCTATTACCAAAGATAATATTTCATTAACCGTTGATGGGGTGCTTTACTTTAGAGTGTTAGAGCCTTACAAAGCGACTTATGGGGTTGAAGATTATGTTTTTGCGGTCACTCAGTTAGCCCAAACCACAATGCGTTCTGAAATTGGTAAAATAGAATTAGACAAATCTTTTGAAGAGCGAGATATGCTCAATGCAAAAATTGTCTCTGCAATAAATGAAGCGGCAGAATCTTGGGGCGTTGCTGTTTTAAGATATGAAATTAAGGATATCACCCCGCCCGGCACTATTATGGAAGCGATGGAATCGCAGATGAAAGCTGAACGAGAAAGACGTGCAAAAATACTAGAATCAGATGGTGAAAAGCAAGCGGCTATCAATATCGCAGAAGGCGATAAAAGAGCTAGAGTACTAGCCGCAGAAGCAGAAAAACAAGAGCAAGTGCTAAAAGCAGAAGGTGAAGCTCAAGCTATTATTGCGGTTGCAGACGCTCAAGCACAAGCTTTAAATGTAGTGGGTGAAGCGGCCGATACCGAAGAAGGCCAAAAAGCGATTCAACTCGATTTAGCAACCAAAGCAATTCAAGCTAAACAAGCCATTGCCAAAGAGTCAAGTGTCGTTTTACTACCAGACAGCAGTACAGATATCAGTTCAGTAGTAGCACAAGCAAATAGTATATTAAACAGTTTAAATAAGCCTCAATAA
- the ubiK gene encoding ubiquinone biosynthesis accessory factor UbiK yields MINAKKLEEIAKQISDSMPPGVKQFADDMEGKTKQILQSKLAQLDLVTREEFDVQTRVLMRTREKLADLEQIVARLEAQQDSSEDKQLDSPPNQD; encoded by the coding sequence ATGATTAACGCTAAAAAACTTGAAGAGATTGCAAAACAAATTTCAGACTCAATGCCTCCGGGCGTTAAACAATTTGCCGACGATATGGAAGGCAAAACCAAGCAAATATTGCAAAGTAAACTGGCACAACTTGATTTAGTCACCCGAGAAGAGTTTGATGTTCAGACGCGAGTTTTAATGCGTACACGTGAAAAACTTGCTGATTTAGAGCAAATAGTCGCTCGGCTTGAAGCCCAGCAAGACTCCTCGGAAGATAAACAACTAGATTCACCACCAAATCAAGACTAA
- the glnK gene encoding P-II family nitrogen regulator has translation MKLVSAIIKPFKLDDVREAISEIGIEGLTVTEVKGFGRQKGHTELYRGAEYQVDFLPKVKLEIATQDENVERLIEAISGAAKTGKIGDGKLFVYDLEQCIRIRTGETGDSAI, from the coding sequence ATGAAATTGGTCAGTGCGATCATCAAACCATTTAAATTAGATGACGTTCGAGAAGCCATTTCTGAAATCGGTATTGAAGGTTTAACCGTTACAGAAGTTAAAGGTTTTGGACGTCAAAAAGGTCATACAGAATTATACCGTGGTGCAGAGTATCAGGTTGATTTTTTACCAAAGGTTAAATTAGAAATTGCCACTCAAGACGAAAACGTTGAGCGCTTAATTGAAGCCATTAGCGGTGCAGCAAAAACAGGCAAAATTGGTGACGGTAAACTATTTGTTTACGACTTAGAACAGTGTATCCGTATTCGTACTGGTGAAACTGGCGATTCTGCAATTTAA